Proteins encoded within one genomic window of Pedobacter africanus:
- a CDS encoding thioredoxin family protein, producing the protein MKKLLTGIACILALSTSAQDREITFKEGDWKTQLAAAKKENKIIFFDAYTSWCGPCKMMAKDVFTKNEVADLFNGTFYNVKYDMEKGEGPALKDKYDVKAYPTYLFINGEGEVVHKIVGSMSAKEFITESNKALKPESTAFGLAKKFNAGDHSEATAVAYLEALEKAYESDKMGSVAKIYFDGLPKASLLEARKWELVQKYLNNPSSQAFAYLYANKAELGKKYGADKVNMYFENTMNMSVYSVKRAYEKKDNLNEAKEIAAAIRKLQAAKPTKGSAFMLAQLDLIAFAAANQWDKFTAKIDAVLADAGFPRKDQLVVTAANDVVTAAPAKYYPVAEKWANELQKTAGDFTNIQLTDLRKRILKKQGKTAEAEAMAAKAMELRKEAGKKGQMTPPMMKD; encoded by the coding sequence ATGAAAAAACTATTAACCGGAATTGCCTGCATCCTTGCCCTATCGACATCTGCTCAGGACCGCGAGATCACTTTTAAGGAAGGCGATTGGAAAACACAGCTGGCCGCAGCCAAAAAAGAGAACAAGATCATCTTCTTCGATGCCTACACATCATGGTGTGGCCCTTGTAAAATGATGGCCAAAGATGTATTTACCAAAAACGAGGTTGCCGATCTGTTCAATGGTACCTTCTATAATGTTAAATACGATATGGAAAAAGGAGAAGGCCCGGCATTAAAAGACAAATATGATGTAAAAGCCTATCCTACCTACCTGTTCATCAACGGTGAGGGCGAAGTAGTACATAAAATTGTGGGCAGCATGTCGGCCAAGGAATTCATTACTGAATCCAATAAAGCGCTGAAACCCGAAAGCACTGCATTTGGGCTGGCCAAGAAATTCAATGCCGGCGATCATTCAGAAGCTACCGCAGTTGCCTATCTCGAAGCATTGGAAAAAGCGTATGAATCGGACAAAATGGGTAGTGTGGCAAAAATCTATTTCGATGGTTTACCTAAAGCCTCGTTACTGGAAGCCCGCAAATGGGAACTGGTCCAGAAATACCTGAACAACCCATCGTCACAAGCCTTTGCTTACCTGTATGCCAATAAAGCAGAGCTGGGAAAGAAATATGGGGCTGATAAGGTGAACATGTATTTCGAGAACACCATGAATATGTCTGTTTATTCCGTTAAAAGGGCATACGAGAAAAAGGACAATCTTAATGAAGCCAAAGAAATTGCTGCAGCCATCAGGAAACTGCAGGCTGCTAAACCTACAAAAGGATCGGCTTTTATGCTGGCCCAGCTGGACTTGATAGCGTTTGCCGCAGCAAACCAGTGGGATAAATTTACTGCAAAGATAGATGCTGTACTTGCAGATGCCGGTTTCCCGCGCAAAGACCAGCTTGTGGTTACCGCAGCTAACGACGTAGTTACCGCAGCGCCCGCAAAATATTACCCTGTTGCCGAAAAATGGGCAAATGAGCTCCAGAAAACTGCGGGTGATTTTACCAACATCCAGTTAACTGACCTCAGGAAACGTATCCTGAAAAAACAGGGAAAAACCGCTGAAGCTGAAGCCATGGCGGCCAAAGCAATGGAACTGAGAAAAGAGGCAGGAAAAAAAGGTCAGATGACCCCTCCAATGATGAAAGACTAA
- a CDS encoding SRPBCC family protein — protein MKKIILSLLMLTSFSAYKANAQMGAAQKVKWDIEKEADINMELDAVWDVFQNNELLKKASDGYVSAIEVIDANMPISRKIGFSNGGNRLENITQNEAHNKLIAIDFVDSNLPKGIKAAQYAIFFKANGSKTNVKWRALVSGDSDAKQALVKQLTAEFDSYAAGLEKMTKKSIPAVRMN, from the coding sequence ATGAAAAAGATCATATTATCATTACTGATGTTAACAAGCTTCTCCGCTTACAAAGCCAATGCTCAAATGGGAGCAGCACAAAAGGTTAAGTGGGACATTGAAAAAGAAGCAGACATCAATATGGAACTCGATGCGGTATGGGACGTTTTTCAAAATAACGAACTGCTCAAAAAAGCCTCAGATGGCTATGTAAGTGCGATAGAAGTGATAGACGCGAATATGCCGATATCCAGAAAGATTGGCTTTTCAAACGGCGGCAATCGTTTAGAAAACATTACTCAGAACGAGGCTCACAACAAACTGATAGCGATTGACTTTGTTGACAGCAACCTGCCGAAAGGAATCAAAGCAGCACAATATGCCATTTTCTTTAAGGCCAATGGCAGCAAAACAAATGTAAAGTGGAGGGCTTTAGTAAGTGGTGATTCGGACGCAAAACAAGCGTTGGTAAAACAGTTGACTGCTGAATTTGACAGCTATGCTGCTGGTTTGGAAAAGATGACAAAGAAATCCATTCCGGCAGTGCGTATGAATTAA
- a CDS encoding RagB/SusD family nutrient uptake outer membrane protein, with amino-acid sequence MKKYILSAYICFAAIVLFGCKKAIDENIRPFNDKSDKELLATLDGLALATNGNYALMVTKSAGDSQYAMNWFNLSELKGNNLRPVVEAFPQTRSDAYLFRNSPTQGPTASFWRMSYRLVFGVNKIIDAINDGQGAAYDQLKGENYFLRALAYFNLVRVYGRPYYDNNASNLAVPLSLSSMVDKDYQPKRNTVKEVYAQIISDLEKAASLMNQPRAGNPNNYACKEAAWALLSRVYLYMGGTSNAPQNEYNTKAVEYADKVIGSNKYTLLQGTAYSSSFAIDGKTNKEYIFAFRHDDANGNNINEFLIAMNIFGTIYQGEYAASPDYMAILNQNPGDLRKNFIKVENDSRITLADKSRNSVIKYDFQKIAPPGGFDFSAHSRSATPYLRLAEMFLNKAEALAKSGDNTNALIALNLVRTRALAPAWTTTTLAAAGMTVFQAVLNERRLELAWEGHGSFDNFRNGLPMVRNYTDYSTNIPLTKEANDKTVIYPLPPGEILLNPNLEQNPL; translated from the coding sequence ATGAAAAAGTACATACTATCCGCATATATATGTTTTGCAGCAATTGTATTGTTTGGCTGCAAAAAAGCAATTGATGAAAACATCAGGCCTTTTAACGATAAATCTGACAAAGAACTCTTAGCAACTCTTGATGGCTTAGCACTTGCTACAAACGGCAATTATGCCCTAATGGTTACCAAATCGGCTGGCGATAGCCAATATGCTATGAACTGGTTCAATTTAAGTGAACTTAAAGGCAATAACCTTCGTCCGGTGGTTGAGGCCTTTCCCCAAACCAGAAGCGATGCTTATCTTTTTAGAAATTCGCCTACTCAGGGTCCAACGGCTTCATTCTGGAGAATGTCCTATCGTCTGGTATTTGGTGTGAATAAGATCATTGATGCCATCAATGATGGACAGGGTGCAGCTTATGACCAGCTTAAAGGTGAAAACTATTTCCTGAGGGCATTGGCTTATTTCAACCTGGTAAGGGTTTATGGTCGTCCATATTATGACAACAATGCATCCAACCTTGCGGTACCACTATCGCTGAGCTCAATGGTAGATAAGGACTATCAGCCAAAACGCAATACGGTTAAAGAGGTGTATGCCCAGATCATCTCCGATCTGGAAAAAGCCGCCTCATTAATGAACCAGCCGCGCGCAGGTAACCCTAATAACTATGCCTGCAAGGAAGCTGCCTGGGCACTTTTATCTCGTGTTTATTTGTATATGGGTGGCACATCAAACGCTCCGCAAAATGAGTACAATACCAAGGCCGTGGAATATGCAGATAAAGTAATTGGATCTAATAAATATACTTTATTGCAAGGCACAGCGTACAGCAGTTCCTTTGCTATAGACGGCAAAACCAATAAGGAATACATATTTGCTTTCAGACATGATGATGCCAATGGCAATAACATCAATGAATTCCTGATTGCGATGAATATATTTGGCACTATTTACCAGGGTGAATACGCGGCATCTCCAGATTATATGGCTATTCTGAACCAAAACCCGGGCGATTTGAGAAAAAACTTTATCAAAGTCGAAAATGATAGCCGCATTACCTTGGCCGATAAAAGCAGGAATTCAGTCATTAAATACGATTTTCAGAAAATTGCGCCTCCGGGAGGGTTTGACTTCAGTGCGCACAGCAGAAGTGCTACACCTTACCTCCGTTTAGCGGAAATGTTCCTGAACAAAGCAGAAGCACTTGCAAAATCGGGAGACAATACCAATGCGCTGATTGCGCTGAACCTGGTTAGAACAAGGGCCCTGGCACCTGCATGGACAACCACAACACTTGCTGCAGCGGGCATGACGGTCTTCCAGGCAGTATTAAACGAGCGAAGATTAGAGCTGGCATGGGAAGGTCACGGATCATTCGATAACTTCCGGAATGGACTCCCAATGGTTAGGAACTATACTGATTATTCTACAAATATTCCTTTGACCAAAGAAGCTAATGATAAAACTGTAATCTATCCTTTACCTCCGGGAGAAATTTTATTGAACCCGAACCTGGAACAAAACCCATTATAA
- a CDS encoding TlpA family protein disulfide reductase has protein sequence MIKKVLMLAIAALFILSSSFAQKGKTVTFTGTVKFPDTENKYPIYLGKYEGEGFKRAFKAIDSTKLDANNNFSFKVPADKPDFYQVRVYYFDRIDFWANKDNIHVNVRGIDTAKMKIKNPPYIYMENTSAENDVINDVNLVAYLDYQQMIAVGQEQYQAGLSKEPKWIEYMKDGYNRIGKDRDFRIKYLVNKYKDQPSVLYALNYLSTKRDQELIMTTLDNLTKKFPNLTQARDKKKEILDGIAQAAKIADGQKTPDFSFPDVNGKKWGPKDYRGKYLIIDFWASWCGPCRQEIPHLKEVYKKYKDKGLEILSVSVDAKPEAWKKAMDEERMTWPQINAVESKPVMSSYMFSGIPYLVVVDKEGKIVEKNVRGESLDKAMQKIFGM, from the coding sequence ATGATTAAAAAAGTTTTAATGCTGGCAATTGCAGCCCTGTTTATACTAAGCAGCAGCTTTGCCCAAAAAGGAAAAACAGTAACTTTTACAGGTACGGTTAAATTCCCCGACACAGAAAACAAATACCCTATTTACCTGGGCAAATATGAAGGTGAAGGTTTTAAAAGAGCTTTTAAAGCAATAGACAGTACAAAATTAGATGCCAACAACAACTTCTCGTTTAAAGTACCAGCCGATAAACCGGATTTTTACCAGGTACGTGTTTATTATTTCGACCGTATTGACTTCTGGGCAAATAAAGATAACATCCATGTCAATGTGAGGGGTATTGATACCGCCAAAATGAAGATCAAAAACCCTCCGTATATTTATATGGAAAACACATCTGCCGAGAATGATGTGATCAATGATGTGAACCTTGTGGCTTACCTTGATTACCAGCAGATGATCGCAGTTGGTCAGGAACAATACCAGGCCGGTCTTTCAAAAGAACCCAAATGGATAGAATACATGAAAGATGGTTATAACCGCATCGGTAAAGACCGCGACTTCCGCATCAAATACCTGGTTAATAAGTACAAAGACCAGCCTTCAGTATTGTACGCGCTGAACTATTTAAGTACCAAAAGAGATCAGGAACTGATCATGACTACCCTGGATAACCTGACCAAAAAATTCCCTAACCTTACACAGGCACGAGACAAAAAGAAAGAAATCCTGGATGGTATTGCCCAGGCTGCAAAAATTGCCGATGGTCAGAAAACACCCGATTTTTCTTTCCCGGATGTAAACGGCAAAAAATGGGGACCAAAAGATTACAGGGGCAAATACCTGATCATCGATTTCTGGGCTTCATGGTGTGGCCCTTGCCGTCAGGAAATTCCTCACCTGAAAGAAGTGTACAAAAAATATAAAGACAAAGGCCTGGAGATCCTGTCCGTTTCTGTAGATGCCAAACCAGAAGCCTGGAAAAAAGCGATGGACGAAGAACGTATGACATGGCCGCAAATTAATGCGGTAGAATCTAAACCTGTTATGTCTTCTTATATGTTCAGTGGCATTCCTTACCTGGTAGTGGTGGATAAGGAAGGAAAAATTGTAGAGAAAAATGTGCGTGGTGAATCTTTAGATAAAGCCATGCAAAAAATATTTGGCATGTAA